Proteins found in one Thermodesulfobium sp. 4217-1 genomic segment:
- the murB gene encoding UDP-N-acetylmuramate dehydrogenase, with product MIRILQNFQLKSLTTFGTGGIGRMVYLVKSFDLPNVLGEIDKFIVLGNGSNIVFSDEYFPTSILYVVPLSANDGISFASGLLEVDANVSSSALAWWCAREGIEGFEFAAGIPGRVGASIVGNAGCFGSDFSSKLKNIFAYDCINKNFCEINAKDIQFSYRKSSIKDKVILKAYFETTLDNPDNIYKKTMDLLCKKKFTQPLGIRTFGSVFKNPQGNSAGRLLDSLGFKGYRCGGIKVSNKHANFLENIGGNSSDAVKLIKLMQTKVLENLNILLEPEIKFLGNFKELPMSSGNIL from the coding sequence GTGATCAGAATACTTCAGAACTTTCAACTTAAAAGTCTTACAACTTTTGGTACTGGTGGCATAGGGAGAATGGTGTATCTTGTGAAAAGCTTTGATCTGCCTAATGTCTTAGGAGAAATTGATAAGTTCATAGTGTTAGGCAATGGTTCCAATATAGTTTTTTCTGATGAATATTTTCCGACAAGTATTTTATATGTTGTCCCATTGAGCGCGAACGACGGGATTAGTTTTGCTTCTGGGCTTCTTGAAGTTGATGCAAACGTGTCATCAAGTGCTCTTGCGTGGTGGTGTGCAAGAGAGGGAATAGAAGGTTTTGAATTTGCAGCAGGGATCCCAGGAAGGGTTGGAGCTTCTATTGTAGGGAATGCTGGTTGCTTCGGATCTGATTTTTCAAGCAAGTTAAAAAATATATTTGCATATGATTGCATTAATAAAAATTTTTGTGAAATTAACGCAAAAGATATACAATTTTCTTATAGAAAAAGCTCTATTAAGGATAAGGTTATTTTAAAAGCTTATTTTGAAACAACTCTTGATAATCCGGATAATATTTATAAAAAAACGATGGATCTCTTATGCAAAAAGAAGTTCACCCAACCTTTGGGGATTAGAACCTTTGGCAGCGTTTTCAAGAATCCTCAGGGCAATTCTGCCGGAAGATTGCTTGATAGTTTGGGTTTTAAAGGATACAGATGTGGCGGAATTAAGGTATCCAACAAGCACGCTAATTTTTTGGAAAATATCGGAGGCAATTCGTCAGACGCTGTGAAATTAATAAAATTAATGCAGACCAAAGTTTTAGAAAATTTAAATATCTTGTTAGAGCCTGAAATCAAATTTTTAGGAAATTTTAAGGAGTTGCCAATGTCATCAGGGAATATTTTATGA
- a CDS encoding D-alanine--D-alanine ligase — protein sequence MKILILCGGTSSEREVSLWSAENVYKSLIETDYAVEMVDISKFAPLDLCRKILTENFDLVFPVLHGKPGEDGTIQGFFDTIGVKYIGSGVFSCAVTMDKYRCKLICKSLGFPQPDFVSIMLENVGDAFEFSSVKGFPLVVKPNSQGSSVGVSIVNNENELKSAIDLAFGYDPIILVEEFISGKEITCSVIGNKNVVALPLVEILPKTKFFDFDSKYNPLLCDEIVPARVDDSLKNQLQDLAIRSYKAFDCKCFGRVDMFIDKLENIYLSEINTIPGLTANSLFTKEVSAAGYSFQEIVKLLVKLAMED from the coding sequence ATGAAAATTTTAATTTTATGTGGCGGCACCTCTTCAGAAAGAGAAGTTTCTCTATGGTCGGCAGAAAACGTCTATAAATCCCTAATTGAGACCGACTATGCTGTTGAGATGGTGGATATATCTAAATTTGCCCCTCTTGATCTGTGCAGAAAAATTTTAACAGAAAATTTTGATCTGGTTTTTCCTGTTTTACACGGCAAGCCTGGTGAAGATGGAACTATACAGGGCTTTTTTGATACTATTGGGGTAAAGTATATTGGTTCTGGAGTATTTTCATGTGCTGTAACCATGGACAAATATAGGTGTAAATTGATTTGTAAGTCTTTGGGATTTCCACAGCCAGACTTTGTTTCAATAATGTTAGAAAATGTCGGTGACGCTTTTGAATTTTCAAGTGTGAAGGGGTTTCCTCTAGTTGTAAAGCCAAACTCCCAGGGTTCAAGCGTTGGTGTGTCTATCGTAAACAATGAAAATGAATTGAAAAGTGCCATAGATCTTGCTTTTGGTTATGATCCAATCATATTGGTCGAAGAATTTATAAGCGGCAAGGAGATAACATGCAGCGTTATTGGAAATAAAAATGTGGTTGCCCTACCACTTGTAGAGATATTGCCAAAGACAAAATTTTTCGATTTTGATTCGAAATATAATCCTCTTTTGTGTGATGAGATTGTGCCTGCAAGGGTAGATGATAGTTTAAAAAATCAGTTACAGGATCTTGCAATAAGATCTTATAAGGCTTTTGATTGTAAGTGTTTTGGCAGGGTAGATATGTTTATAGATAAGCTTGAAAATATCTATCTGTCTGAGATAAATACTATTCCAGGATTGACTGCCAACAGTCTGTTTACTAAGGAGGTTAGTGCTGCTGGATACTCATTCCAGGAAATCGTTAAACTTTTGGTCAAGCTGGCGATGGAGGATTAA
- a CDS encoding DUF881 domain-containing protein — MIGENKAHRIQEKVIHSIQPPKRWELILGIIAFILGFFIVVQYRTQKDLFHLIPTRQAEEMAGLLKEAENKRLDLERELFVSRQKVMDLQSKLEQEKSKNVSIGEESKKIELLAGVTPVKGPGVIVTVKDAKNGQEGNASLVHDEDLLRIVNELRAGGAEAIGINDQRLVAISEIRCAGPVVLVNGVRLAPPFVIKGIGSSEILYNSLTMSGGIVDYLKLLGIRVSVEKSNSLYIPAFNANIQINYATLLNKGE; from the coding sequence ATGATCGGTGAAAATAAAGCTCACCGCATTCAAGAAAAGGTCATACATAGTATCCAGCCACCTAAGAGGTGGGAGCTGATTTTGGGCATTATTGCTTTTATATTAGGTTTTTTTATTGTTGTTCAATACAGAACTCAAAAAGATTTATTTCATCTAATACCCACAAGACAGGCTGAGGAAATGGCGGGACTTTTGAAAGAGGCGGAAAATAAAAGGCTGGATCTGGAGAGAGAGCTTTTTGTTTCAAGACAGAAAGTTATGGATCTACAAAGTAAGCTCGAACAAGAGAAGAGCAAAAATGTATCAATCGGAGAAGAGAGTAAAAAAATTGAATTGTTAGCTGGTGTCACACCAGTTAAAGGTCCTGGAGTAATTGTTACAGTTAAGGATGCGAAAAATGGTCAGGAAGGTAATGCCTCTCTCGTTCATGATGAAGATCTGCTAAGGATTGTAAATGAACTAAGGGCAGGTGGAGCTGAAGCCATAGGTATTAATGATCAAAGACTTGTCGCTATTTCTGAAATAAGATGTGCTGGACCTGTCGTTCTTGTAAATGGGGTAAGACTTGCACCGCCGTTTGTGATAAAAGGTATAGGTTCTTCTGAAATACTATATAACTCTTTAACAATGAGCGGTGGCATAGTTGATTATCTGAAGTTATTAGGCATAAGGGTTTCTGTAGAAAAGTCAAATTCTCTATATATTCCTGCCTTTAATGCAAATATTCAAATAAATTATGCAACTTTGCTTAACAAAGGAGAATAA
- a CDS encoding small basic family protein — translation MWFILVCFILGMFAAYFFPIEMPFVYSKYMAVVILAFADSFFGAFKSGLEGKFSGWQAITGFFGNSIVAAGLTYTGDLLGIDLYIAAVILFGIRIFNNITSIRHLLFIPPSSKYE, via the coding sequence ATGTGGTTTATATTGGTATGTTTTATACTTGGGATGTTTGCAGCATATTTTTTCCCTATTGAAATGCCTTTTGTGTATAGTAAGTATATGGCAGTTGTAATTCTTGCTTTTGCTGATTCATTCTTCGGAGCGTTTAAAAGCGGTTTAGAAGGTAAATTTAGCGGATGGCAAGCTATAACAGGTTTTTTTGGTAATTCAATTGTGGCAGCGGGATTGACATACACAGGGGATTTGTTGGGGATTGATTTATATATTGCAGCTGTAATATTGTTTGGAATTAGGATTTTTAACAACATAACATCTATAAGACACCTTTTGTTTATCCCCCCTTCTTCCAAATATGAGTGA
- a CDS encoding cell division FtsA domain-containing protein: MSDVKDSNILAIDLGSTFIRVLIGKNQFSNKSISHFVSLPSYGIKNGTIYDFEQVRTILSAGLKSIYQKEGSNFKEKCILNLSGKVYISKNIKIDQKFSKETQIRSKTINDLLVKIPEEKGYTSVHVCKKSFFIDNSFETLNPSGMFCNAFQANFHVIYMLSTYYRTLKELFNSLHLDLVDILPSPIASANAILKENDYLIPKILVVDIGALTTDFVFFSGGVPEFTSSVLLGSENITRDISFGLKLNRDEAEKLKLDFSEPADEDDFKNFLRNIIYSRAEDIVLYIYDKLKKVSDSMVPLRIYLTGQGSKLLAFKKLFEEVFECPVEIRRPFSLASTEKRDYEHSTVLGLINYALNNTILTNKYDDQNFIQRFFEIFFKRG; encoded by the coding sequence ATGAGTGATGTAAAAGACAGCAACATTCTTGCTATCGATCTTGGCAGCACATTTATAAGGGTCTTAATTGGTAAGAATCAATTTTCTAATAAATCAATTTCACACTTTGTTTCTTTGCCGTCATATGGCATAAAAAATGGAACAATTTATGATTTTGAGCAAGTCAGGACGATCTTAAGCGCGGGTTTGAAATCTATATATCAAAAAGAAGGCTCCAATTTCAAAGAAAAATGTATATTAAACCTTTCTGGCAAAGTTTATATCTCAAAGAATATTAAAATTGATCAGAAATTTTCTAAAGAAACACAAATTAGATCAAAGACAATAAACGACTTGCTTGTGAAAATACCTGAAGAAAAAGGTTATACCTCTGTACATGTTTGTAAAAAATCATTTTTTATTGATAACTCTTTCGAAACCTTGAACCCTTCGGGTATGTTTTGCAATGCTTTTCAGGCAAATTTTCACGTAATATACATGCTTTCAACCTATTATAGAACTCTTAAAGAACTATTTAATTCTTTGCATCTTGATTTAGTTGACATACTCCCTAGCCCTATAGCAAGTGCAAACGCAATCTTAAAAGAAAATGATTATCTAATACCTAAAATACTTGTAGTTGATATTGGAGCTTTAACTACTGATTTTGTCTTTTTTTCTGGCGGAGTTCCAGAATTTACTTCGTCAGTCTTGCTTGGCTCTGAGAATATTACCAGAGATATTTCTTTTGGACTGAAGCTAAATAGAGATGAAGCTGAGAAACTTAAATTAGATTTTTCTGAGCCAGCAGATGAAGATGACTTTAAGAACTTTTTAAGAAATATTATTTATTCGAGGGCAGAGGACATAGTGTTGTATATTTATGATAAACTTAAAAAAGTTTCTGATAGTATGGTTCCTTTGAGAATATATCTTACTGGACAAGGTTCTAAACTTCTTGCATTCAAAAAACTGTTTGAAGAAGTTTTTGAATGCCCAGTTGAGATAAGAAGGCCTTTTTCCCTTGCATCAACTGAAAAAAGAGACTATGAACATTCGACTGTTTTGGGTTTGATTAATTATGCTTTAAATAATACAATACTAACTAATAAATATGATGATCAAAATTTTATACAGAGATTTTTTGAGATTTTTTTTAAAAGAGGATGA